The genomic DNA TTGGGTGTATCTTTTGAATTACACGCAGATCCTTCACGACGGTAATAAGTGTGTAGTGGTTCTGGAGAATATCCAATGGCTTCAATGGTATTAAAGAAAGACATCAAAAATATAGCATCTGGCATAGCTGGTAAATCTACATCATAATAGATGTCGATTTTACTACGGTCATAGATATATAAACTTGCTGTATGAAAGCATGTGCAAAAAAGATCGGCAGGGGTAATATATTCAGCCCTAGGTTCTGTACTTAAGTTTTCTAAAGACTCATTAGTTTCACTGTCTCTATAATCAATATTAGAAATGGCTGCACCATACTTTTGCACTAAAGGAATTAAAGTGGATAACTTCTCTGGTTTAAATGCATCATCACAATCTAAACAACTGATGTATTGACCTCTAGCGATCTCTAATCCTTTGTTTCTGGCATTACTCTCGCCAGAACCAATTTGACCTGTGGTCGTAAAACGCAGACGAGGGTCA from Roseofilum capinflatum BLCC-M114 includes the following:
- a CDS encoding glycosyltransferase family 2 protein, with product MNVPLVSIITPVYYGENTLERAIRSVLKQDFLNWEMIVISDDQKNYKQIVKNYGIDDPRLRFTTTGQIGSGESNARNKGLEIARGQYISCLDCDDAFKPEKLSTLIPLVQKYGAAISNIDYRDSETNESLENLSTEPRAEYITPADLFCTCFHTASLYIYDRSKIDIYYDVDLPAMPDAIFLMSFFNTIEAIGYSPEPLHTYYRREGSACNSKDTPKIFMFSKKKILEKLNSGTISIKNKFAQSVTQKHIELMLKMEDIYAQEIIKNPNVNFLKLFKSYL